The Vigna unguiculata cultivar IT97K-499-35 chromosome 11, ASM411807v1, whole genome shotgun sequence genomic sequence ttctAAAAGTTCACTGTGTGAAcctttattttaacataaattcatTCGGTTTAAATAAAACGAAGTAACCTAACCCTTTATGCGTTCAGTAAAATGTGcttaaaattatactttttcatattggttaaaacataaaaatcttaattcaaaaaattaacggaataaattaaaacttgaaacaaatatatatatatatatatatatatatatatatatatatatatatatatttttcattctgATGCACATTCCTCAAGACTATCGTGATTTAATTAATGTTTCGGTATATTCCAATACTCAAAATATTCTTAAGTCCTCTTGTCTGACGTTTTTCTCAGCTACTTTGTTCAATTCTTTTCATGTTCCatatctttctcttttcctGCTCGGTTGATCGGACGATCGGGATACTTGTCTAGAAGGCTTTGATGCTTAACTTAGTTCAAGCCTGATCgagatataataataaatgttgtaataaatgcgagttAAAGGTCCTCACCAACTTACCTTGAGACtctatttattagtttttggtaattgctttttaaacttgattactgacttatattatttgaattcagTTTTAACTTACTGATCTAGTTTTTTGGTGTGGCCGCCCGACCGGCGGGCCGTGCGTCCTAGCGGATGTCTTCATAAATGAGGATGTCTCTACAGAGGTGGAGACAAAGTTCAATTGAAAATGAACGCGGGCGTCGTTTGGTCGTGAACTCCCTTAAATCACTCAGAAGAGATTGTGACATCAACGTTCTAAGAAAAAGTCCGGTTGTAACAAGTAGCCTGTGGCCACTTGTCTTTGATCCGCCTGACCGATGGTCCAACGATAGACCATACGGTACAATTAACTTACACGTTTTCAAAGTgagttaaatatttgttttattacaaTTTGACTTGGAAAGAAACTTTGCGGTTTCTATAAGTTGGTGATGGTGAAGATTAATGAGAAAAACAGTGGGTGGAAAAGAATGTAGAAATAGTATTTTAATGTGTATGTTTGGGATACGACAAGTGTTAAAGTGGGGTACGAAATATGATAAGAACGTTATTATATAATGTAATGGTTTTTTATTATTGTGAGATGCAAAATTATGTGAAAACGTCAAAGGCACTTGTCTGATTTACGTTGTTGGGCATATCCTACTTCTCATATCATATTAACATTTGTCACTCATGTCTCATTCTTgtcttattttgttaataaaaccATTTTAATTGATGTGTGAAACATGACAATTTGTTCATCAGATTTTACTCTGCCTAAAAAGCTGATTCTGCTCTCTAAAATCTAAGCATCAATGGGCAATGAAGGTCCCATGATGTGTCTTCACTAGCCCCACATCATAATAATTACTCtacattttcttctttctttctttttttcctctCTAAAAAAGTAACTCGTAAAAAGATGGATTAGGTTTTCCACCACACATACCCTATAGTCAAATTGTAACAATAATGTTATAATCCAGGGTGAATAATGGCAAACAAAGatggtttaaaaaaaataaatgtgcaTGAACATTGAGTTGAGGTTGTCTTTGAAGTGTGTTTTTTTGATCAAGTTGCTTTTCGTGTCATGATTAGTGTCCCTTTCATACCGACAAATCCTTTAACAGATTCTGTTTATACTTTGAGTTAATCTTCTAAATGAGGAAGCCGTCAAATACCATAGCAAGATTGAATGAGTTATTTGAGTGTTGTGAAGTTGTATATTATTAGGTTAAAAGAATTAAGCTGCACTGGAACCATATGTAGGAAAGAACTCTTATTGAGTTTATATGATATCAAGATCCATGCCCTAAATTTGAGTGGTAATTGTATTTTATAGggtgaaatatgtttttttttccttaactttcattgaattttggaattagttcattccAAAATTTAGgaccaatttaatctttcatatttcaaaatacgtgaatttagtcattttaatcaaattttgttggaTTTATGTGTATGCATTTCaggattatatttgagttgtttagactgtttgacacatttttgttttaatgttaagccaaatactattatgaaacgcgcttaaaatgtcaaataaactcaataaaatttgattaaaatgattaaatccacatatttccaaagatgaaggactaaattggtccaaaatttcgaaatgaactaattccaaaattaagCGAAAGttaaaggataaaaacatatttaatcttattttatatatgtaacaAAGAAAGGatgttgtattttttaaagtttttttccTAGAGTAgcacttttataatttttatttaattttctataacttaaaaattgttatagaaAACATATAGGAACTTTGATAAGATCTTTCTACTTAGTCATTGTTCACAATAATGTTACAAACAacttattttaatgattttaatttaatattattaaacataacaaataatacttttacacacatgacaaaaatatgattttgttgTACTAACCATGATTTtgtaatcaaatattttaatatttcttacaATGAAATAGTTGAAGAACCGTTTTTCTTCTCAAATTACAAACATGCTGCTAATGTCGCCAGATGTTTTTTCTATTCTCAAATCTTATATAACATTCATGTCTTAGTTTTAGAACTCTCAGAGTTTCCATGCAAGTTTTTACAAGAACCAGTTGTTAAACATATATCATCTTGCTAAAACTTCTTTACTGCAGAAAGAGAAAGGTAAAAAGCATTCCAGAAAAAGGAGACAGAATATTCTCAGTGCAACTTCACTACCATTTGTTTCTGAATAACAAGAGACTATTGCGCATTTGCATGTGTTTCCCAGAGGGAACAATGGAGGTTTTGCAGGACCACAATTGGAACAGAAGATCACGGAAGCAGTTTTGGCAATCTAATGAGGTGACAAAGAGATTTGGCCATGGCACTCTCTATGAAGGTGCAAAATTTTTGTGATTGGACCAAGACACTAGTTGCATGAAAAGGATAAAGTTATTATGGCAGTACTGGCATGGCAAGGCATCACCCTCTCCCAAAGAATAGACAAGAGAATCAATGGAGACTTGTCCAATAGCTTGGTACTAAAGATTCGACACAATAGCATGGCAGAAAAACAGTGCAGTGGTAGTTGTGCATGCTTCAGCAGATATGTAAGAAGTAAGAAAGAAGCACTGTCTCATTTGTTTCTCCAAAACTGCCACTCCcatttcctcttcttcttctttcatgCCCTACAAGAGGTCCCTACATCACAAATGAATCAAGACTTCACGTGTCTCATGGACCAACACCTACCCCACCAATGAATTCAAACCAGTCCCCCAAGTCCTTCTCATCCAATCTAATTGCAGGATACGCGATGTTTACATTCCGACAATAGTGGACTCCCTACCAACACCGTAAAACTGATACGTCTAGGTTCACCGGACAGATACAACACTAATGATACATACGTCTTAGTTCACTGAGAAGATTCAACACAAATGAAACCTGAATTTTCAGTAATATAAGAAATTGACACCACTTTCAACCCAAAACTTAAGACAAAACTTAAGACAGTAAATGAGATTATATGTTAGTTCTCAACTTTTTCATCTTTACAGACTTAAATTATCAGGTGTTACTTAGAGGTTACTGTACCTATTATACAAAGGCAGCAGTGTGGAAAAAACCAAGGACTTGTTTCTAAATCAGGAAAAACCATCTTTAGATTCATTAATGAAGAACTATTTGAAACATGTCTTTCCTTCATGTTATTGTTATAATAACATGTAATTGTGGTTACCACTGTTTGGAAAAGTAGAAGATTTGTGTGATCTCTCTTTGATGTTACTTTTCCTCTTCAACTTTGGCTTCTGTGTAATGCCCTTGTTGTGTCTCTTTTAACACTCTTCCTTCCAAGTAAGCAGTCCACATACGCTTTCTCCCAAGTCATGACATAACTCAACAACGGTTGACCAAGCCACCCACAAACTCCTTTAAATTCTTGCCCAAACCTCAAGTTCCTCCACTCTCCATCACTTTCTCCTTTTACTCCTATACtcacacacaacacaaacaaCACCGTCTACAAAATCACGCTTTTATTCCTTCAACTACCATcatcagaagaagaagaaaaaaaaatgagatactCTTACTCATACTCATCATCACCTCGTAGCCTCGCTGTAGAACACAACATTCTGTTCCTCAGAGGCTTCACGATATTGTTCCTTACTTGCATAGCTATTCGGCTTGATCTGGGTCTGGGTCTTTCCAGCATCCCCTCTTCGCTGAAATCACTTCCTCTTGGAGGGCATTTAAATTTCGATGAACTTAGCCTTAGGAATGCAGCGAGAGACTTTGGAAACAGGTATCAGTATCATCCAATGGCAGTACTGCATCCAGAATCAGTTTCTGATATTGCAGCCACCATAAAGCATGTGTGGCTGAGGGGTCCAAGCTCACACCTCACGGTTGCAGCGAGGGGCCACGGGCACTCCCTCCAGGGCCAGGCTCAAGCTCATGGAGGGGTTGTGATCAACATGGAATCACTCAAGGTCCCAGAAATGCAGGTACATGTAGGAAACTTTGCTCCATACGTGGATGTCTCAGGTGGCGAGTTGTGGATAAACATCTTGCATGAGACTCTGAGATACGGGTTGGCGCCAAGATCTTGGACAGATTATCTTCATCTGACGGTTGGTGGCACTCTCTCCAACGCTGGTGTCAGTGGCCAAGCATTTAAGTATGGTCCCCAGATAAGTAATGTTCTGCAGCTGGAGATTGTTACAGGTTAGTGAAAAGAAGATGAACTGTGTAACTACTATTTTGTCTTTTCTGAACTAATATAGAAAAAGATTTCACCTTTGATAAGTAAAATATGGTTCATCAATGGCTGCAGGAACAGGGGAGGTGGTGAACTGTTCCGCGGAGCATAATGGGGAACTTTTTCACAGCGTTCTTGGGGGGCTTGGCCAGTTTGGCATTATAACAAGGGCAAGAATTGTTCTTGAACCAGCACCTGCCATGGTAATGCATCAGTGACTGACTATACCACTACACCAGAAACAAGGTCTTTGGTTTTAGTTTGTGTCTTCTTGGGAGCACAAATTGTCATAactgaatttttgttttctggTTTTTGGAACAGGTGAAATGGATTAGAGTGTTGTACTCAGATTTCACGGCATTCACGAGAGACCAAGAGCGGTTAATATCCTCAGAAAACACGTTTGACTACATTGAAGGATTTGTGATAATCAACAGAACTGGTCTGCTAAATAACTGGAGATCATCGTTCAACCCACAAGACCCGGTTCAAGCTAATCATTTCAAGTCTGATGGAAGAACCCTCTTCTGCCTTGAATTGGCTAAATACTTTAACGTGGAAGAAATTGATGCAGCAAACCAGGTTAGGCTAGTAACAAACACTGAATCTAGATGATTCTCATGATTGAAGAAAGAGTATAGAATGAATTCATTCGCCATAATTTTTCTCTGTGCAGGAAGTTGAGGAATATTTGTCCCGTTTAAGCTACATCTCATCAACCCTTTTTTCAACGGAAGTTACATTTGTGGATTTCTTAGACAGGGTGCATGTATCAGAGGTGAAATTGCGTTCAAAAGGGTTGTGGGATGTTCCACATCCGTGGCTAAATCTTCTGATACCGAAAAGCCAGATACAGAACTTCGCAGAAGTCGTGTTCGGGAATATCCTAACAGAAACTAGCAACGGCCCCGTCCTTATCTACCCAGTGAACAAATCAAAGTAATGAATggttgagaaaaatataaactggaGAAAATATTTTAGCCGTCAAAAATGAATTTGGATGTAATGCATTTATGTCGTTTGCAGGTGGGACAACAGAACTTCTGTTGTGATTCCAGAGGAAGATATTTTCTACTTAGTGGCATTTCTAACTTCTGCAGTTCCCTCTTCCAATGGAACTGATGGCTTAGAATACATTCTAAGTCAGAACAAAAGAATTTTAGAATTCTGCCAAAGAGCACAACTTGGAGTGAAGCAGTATTTGCCCCACTACAACACTCAGCAAGAATGGAGGGCCCATTTTGGTCCTCAATGGGAGACTTTTCTGCAGAGAAAATCTGTTTATGATCCATTGGCAATACTAGCTCCTGGCCAGCGCATATTTCAAAAAGCAATAACCTTCTCATGACCACACTCTCCacattttatttcattgttaataatctgtgaaaaaaaaagaagaaaaaaatagtccTTCATGGAAGTgccaaaattaaaatgttatagaCAGGTTTGGACACAGATACCACACAGAATTAATGCAGAGGAGGGGTTATTGACTGATAGCAGAGAAAAAGAGATAACAGAATGATGAATGCTGAGATTTGTATGGTGGCAGGGTAATAAGAAAAATTGTcagtgtgtgtgtatgtatcaTTACTGATGGAAAAAATTGCATTACATGCTCATGTAGCACCAAGGCAGCAGGGTCCACCTCAGATTAATTAGGTCAACAAAAGGGATCAAATATTTGAGACATTAATTATTGTAGGGTTTCCAGAAgaacttataaatatttgagaCATTAAACACTCCCTTAtctattctctttctctctcatgCCGCCAAGCTAAGTTCATTAAGAATATTATTGCAGATATTTAATATATCCACCACAAAAAGATACTAATGTAAGCAAAAAGTACAGATAAGATGATACATAATGTTGAGTGAACATTATGCATTACAAATTGCTGAAAAATGGTGTCAAAATGAATATGGCTAACATGCAAGATGATGAACATTCAATCTTTGACAGTCCATTCCAGTTAGTGTATGTGGTAGCAGCTACAACATAGTGATGTGTGTGTTAGTAATACATAACTGATAAACTAAAAAGGTGTAGCATCAGTAAAATTATACACTCAAATAATAATGGTTTGAACCACTTCtcttttaattacattttttttctaaatgaagCATCATTTGTCTTAACTAATCAATGTGTAGTTTGAACTTATCTAGCGTGTTTTAGTTACTGTCAGAACAAGAACAGCATCTGCATAATTGGAACCACTGATGGCTGGTAAGGAAATTAATGGCAAAAGAATGTTAAAAAGtgtgtaattatttgttgaAACCTAGTCCCTACCATCTTAATGTTGAAGTTGTACATGTTCAAACCATAATACTTCTGGAAATCATTCAGAGTTTTATTACGAGTTCATCATCCTTTCTTTTTG encodes the following:
- the LOC114168359 gene encoding cytokinin dehydrogenase 6-like, with product MRYSYSYSSSPRSLAVEHNILFLRGFTILFLTCIAIRLDLGLGLSSIPSSLKSLPLGGHLNFDELSLRNAARDFGNRYQYHPMAVLHPESVSDIAATIKHVWLRGPSSHLTVAARGHGHSLQGQAQAHGGVVINMESLKVPEMQVHVGNFAPYVDVSGGELWINILHETLRYGLAPRSWTDYLHLTVGGTLSNAGVSGQAFKYGPQISNVLQLEIVTGTGEVVNCSAEHNGELFHSVLGGLGQFGIITRARIVLEPAPAMVKWIRVLYSDFTAFTRDQERLISSENTFDYIEGFVIINRTGLLNNWRSSFNPQDPVQANHFKSDGRTLFCLELAKYFNVEEIDAANQEVEEYLSRLSYISSTLFSTEVTFVDFLDRVHVSEVKLRSKGLWDVPHPWLNLLIPKSQIQNFAEVVFGNILTETSNGPVLIYPVNKSKWDNRTSVVIPEEDIFYLVAFLTSAVPSSNGTDGLEYILSQNKRILEFCQRAQLGVKQYLPHYNTQQEWRAHFGPQWETFLQRKSVYDPLAILAPGQRIFQKAITFS